In a genomic window of Streptomyces pristinaespiralis:
- a CDS encoding beta-N-acetylhexosaminidase produces the protein MSQPRPIPRLLGSLLLVTAAALSGAVASGPAAASGADRAATVRPLGQIVPAPASAEPGGAPYTLTAAATIRTDASPEARAVGERLAEVLRPSTGYALPVTTRPAARSISLRLGAGESALGEEGYRLKSAPGGVTITAHRPAGLFHGVQTLRQLLPAAIEADTARPGPWQVAGGTITDVPRYSHRGAMLDVSRHFLTVEQVKRYIDHLALYKINTLHLHLSDDQGWRIAIDSWPRLATYGGSTQVGGGPGGHYTKAQYKEIVRYAATRYLEVVPEIDMPGHTNAALASYAELNCDGVAPPLYTGTAVGFSSLCVRKELTYDFVDDVIREVAALTPGRYIHIGGDEAHSTSHEDYVAFMNRVQPIVAEYGKKVIGWHQVTGATPQKGALAQYWGLDGTSQAEKAQVAEAARNGTGLILSPADRVYLDMKYNKETKLGLAWAGYVEVQRSYDWDPANYLPGVPASAVKGVEAPLWTETISTDAHIDQMAFPRLPGVAELGWSPASTHDWGTYKVRLAAQGPRLSALGIDFYRSPQVPWPAQ, from the coding sequence GTGAGTCAGCCCAGACCGATCCCCCGTCTCCTCGGTTCACTGTTGCTCGTCACGGCGGCCGCCCTCTCCGGCGCCGTCGCCTCGGGCCCGGCCGCCGCCTCCGGCGCCGACAGAGCCGCCACCGTCCGGCCGCTCGGCCAGATCGTCCCCGCACCCGCCTCCGCCGAGCCGGGCGGCGCCCCCTACACCCTGACCGCCGCCGCCACGATCCGGACCGACGCCTCACCCGAGGCGCGCGCCGTCGGAGAGCGCCTCGCCGAAGTGCTGCGCCCGTCGACCGGTTACGCCCTGCCGGTCACCACCCGGCCCGCCGCCAGGTCGATCAGCCTGCGGCTCGGCGCGGGGGAGAGCGCACTGGGCGAGGAGGGCTACCGCCTGAAGTCCGCCCCCGGCGGGGTCACCATCACCGCGCACCGGCCGGCCGGCCTCTTCCACGGTGTGCAGACGCTGCGTCAGCTGCTGCCCGCCGCGATCGAGGCGGACACGGCCCGCCCCGGCCCGTGGCAGGTCGCGGGCGGCACGATCACCGACGTCCCGCGCTACTCCCACCGGGGCGCGATGCTCGACGTATCGCGGCACTTCCTCACCGTCGAGCAGGTCAAGCGCTACATCGACCACCTCGCCCTCTACAAGATCAACACGCTTCATCTCCATCTCTCCGACGACCAGGGCTGGCGCATCGCCATCGACTCGTGGCCGCGGCTGGCCACCTACGGCGGCTCGACCCAGGTCGGCGGCGGCCCCGGCGGTCACTACACCAAGGCCCAGTACAAGGAGATCGTCCGCTACGCCGCCACCCGCTACCTGGAGGTCGTGCCGGAGATCGACATGCCGGGCCACACCAACGCCGCCCTCGCCTCGTACGCCGAGCTCAACTGCGACGGCGTGGCCCCGCCGCTCTACACGGGCACGGCCGTCGGCTTCAGCTCGCTGTGCGTGCGCAAGGAGCTGACGTACGACTTCGTGGACGACGTGATCCGGGAGGTGGCCGCGCTCACGCCGGGCAGGTACATCCACATCGGCGGCGACGAGGCGCACTCCACCAGCCACGAGGACTATGTGGCGTTCATGAACAGGGTGCAGCCGATCGTCGCCGAGTACGGCAAGAAGGTCATCGGCTGGCACCAGGTGACCGGCGCGACCCCGCAGAAGGGCGCGCTGGCCCAGTACTGGGGCCTCGACGGCACCAGCCAGGCGGAGAAGGCACAGGTCGCGGAGGCGGCGAGGAACGGCACCGGGCTGATCCTCTCGCCGGCCGACCGGGTCTACCTGGATATGAAGTACAACAAGGAGACCAAGCTGGGTCTCGCCTGGGCCGGGTACGTCGAAGTGCAGCGGTCCTACGACTGGGATCCGGCGAACTACCTGCCGGGCGTACCCGCGAGCGCCGTGAAGGGGGTGGAGGCGCCGCTGTGGACGGAGACCATCTCCACCGACGCGCACATCGACCAGATGGCGTTCCCGCGTCTGCCGGGTGTCGCGGAGCTCGGCTGGTCACCGGCGTCCACGCACGACTGGGGCACCTACAAGGTGCGGCTCGCGGCGCAGGGGC